The DNA window gaataaataaataaatatattgctacaGTATAGTCGTTTTAGATGTTATGTGTAGCAGTGTTCTCTATGTATAGATATTTACATTTTGTGATTCCTAGCAGCTCAAGCTAAAGGATAAAGTGTAGTCCTAAAGCTTCTTGGTGTATCCTTGTGTGTTCCTTATTCAGCTAAAGGCTAAACCCTCTTCTTGATTATTTAAGGAGGATTTCTGCTTCTTCCCTAGTTATGATGACATAAAATTCCCAAACAAACTTGAAGGTGATTTATATATCCTCACTTTTGCAGCATCTACTTCGACTGCATTCCATCcaaagcatgtctgaagaatctTCTAAGCAACTGAAGAAAAAAGGTCAACCAAACCATTTTCCAACCGGCAACCAAAAGACGAACAAGAGAATCACCGATCAAAAAGCTCGACTGGAAAATAGGGTTAGAGCCTTTTGCTTTCAGGTTTCAGCTTTGAATAAATGTATGACTAAAAAATCTTTACTCTCAGGAAATTGTAGTGAAACTTACAGAAGCAGCCCCAATTGTTAAGCAGCTCTTGGAAGCCTTTAGCAGCATCAATGAAGGCAACTTGCTGCAGACAGTTACATATATACGGGTAAGTCATGATGCCTTATAGGTTTCTATATGTTACTGAATTTGCAGCTtggtaatattatttttgatgaacCATACAATACAACAACATCAAGTTTCAAGTATTGGATTTAGGAAAGTTATCGTTAATAAATCTGAAATAGCAGCTGATGTAGTTTATACAAATGgagttcaatttaatttattgaatcattgaaatttgccttaattattttacttaaaattgaatcattgaatttcatttttgatcCTATAGTTATCTGGTTGGCCTGCTTGCATTGGCATCCTATATATTTTGAGCTCAATATTCCCACTTTGCAGCACCAGCTAGTCTactatatatttgattattgacAGTGAATATGATGGGTGGATGGAGATTGATTTTGCCTTATTAGCCTCGACCCTTGCTTCAAGCTCCACTACTGGGGTCTGGCTTCCAAAACTATGATTTCGTCATTCTTGATTCTTGAAGCAATGTTGTTGAAGATTCTTTGCATCCTAAAGACATTTGTTTTAGATTCTTATTTACTGATTCCTTTCTATTTAATGGATGTTTAATTATGTATGCTTGAAAACATATAACTAGTATATCTTTTAACTCTTACCGTGTGTTAGGAAAGAAGATTTGCTGTCTTGGTATCATCACTACTATCTAGCCAAACCAAAGATCATGTTACTCATGGTAACTCCCTAATCTTTTAGTTTAGTTTACAGTTATATATCAATTCAACTAATCATCTTCTTGAAGTATTAGACATTCTAGTAATAATTTGCAATAGTAGGAAATTGGGGCATCTAGTGCTTGTTTTGCTTGGGGGTTGTAAAAAGTTTTGCATCATAAAGTTCTTAAGCATTATACTTTCATGACTATTTATGATGAAAAAGTTTTCTTCAAAGTATATCATGGTTATGcttacttttaatatatatttttcataatctAAATTCTTATAAAATCTCAGTCAGGGATTTTTAATGTTCTCATTTCCCTTTTTCTACTGGATCTGTAAGAagtttttttcatgtttttatttttggcGAAGAAGTTTATCATGGATGAAActtgatgtaatgatgaaataaGTTGTTCATTGTGGTTGCTTGGTTGGTGACTTTCTATCCTAACATCTAGATACTTGAAAATAAGTATATGCTTTTTAATTTAATGCGTGCCTTAAGAGTTTGTGCTTGTAATCTTAACTGCGAAAGGGAATGATATGGAGAAATGTTTAAAAGCTTATATAACTGTAGCTCAACATGAACATGAAAATTCTTAAATAGCTCATAGTTATGGGCAGTGGGCACTCGAAGTAGGACAAggacattaccaaatcaaattagtttatgatttttttccatTACTTTAAACCAGACTTATTTTTCTTAATGTTGTTAAGTGAATTTAAAATCCCCCATATAGTTTGCTTTATGACCCCTCGGTTTTTAAAGTTTCACAATTTACTTCATATTCGTTATTTTAACCctatttataaagtctaaaaactCTATTATATAAATCAGAAAATGCCCCTCCCcagcacaaaaataattagaatcatgTTAATGAGTTGATATGTAGGGATTTCTTTGACTGGTTAGAGCAATTCTTAtgaaatacaaaaattacaaatgattctttttagtaaaaaaaaaaaaggaagattaGTTGATGATGACAAGCTAACAATTAGTTTATGATGATAAGATTGATATTGTGAGCTATTAGGAGTGgttttatttttagtgatttgaaCTTCATCTAGTGTAGCCAAGCTAACAACTAGTTATCTTTTTTGTGAAAAGAAAATTCTTTGctctgttcttattttatttaagatgTTATatgttagaaaatattgaccATTGTAGATGAGCAAAAGAGGCAACGGCTATGGCCAGAGGAAGGCAGAAAATCTTTCTGGTTTTGAATTTGTGAAAAAACTAAAGCATAGTTGACTGCTTACGTGTGTCAGAGGAAATTAGAATCCTAACACAGATATTTTCTGCCTTATGCTGTCTATACGGTACCACATCCCAAAGGCCTTTTATTTGCTAATGCTTGTGGTATTTTCTTTCAGCTATGTTTTTGATGGGCAGCCTCTAGATTTGAAAAAACAAGAGCTTGCTAAGCGGTACTTTattgcaaattattcaaattgtttTTTTGATCGTTTCCTTCAATATGACCGGAGCTTGATGAGTAGAATgttgatttttcataatttttatactaaATTTGTTATGAAGTTACTCAAAGAGGGCAGATGCTACTGAGGATTTGCAAGAAGCCATGGTGGTATTTTTCTTTGGTCAAACATGGAGTGATAAGTAaagttttcttttgttgtttcacCACTACGGAAATTAAGGTGCTGTTGTTTTTACCATTAGACTGGAAATAAGGAGAgcattgaaaaattaaatatgtagCCAAAATTTTGTCAGCTGTCAGTAGTAGATACTCGTAGAGTTCAATCAATTCAACGCTGCAAGAAAACGGAAGCGTATGTATAATAACCGTATTTGTAGTAGTactaatttttgttatataataCTGAAAGGAATATATGTTCTTTTCccatataatgaaatttatttatttattttttgttaggaaatttaattgtttatgttaatttatttatttattataggtgaatgttgaaatttattactataatttcttttacttttattgttaatgaaaagtaatacattcaaaataaaatttgaccttTCCATTTGTTAttacaaaaatttatttaataaaaatgtttagCGGAATggtacttttagcggcgtttgcgaAAAAGAcgtcgctaaaagtcatgatctatagcggcgtttataaaaaagcgccgctaaaggtcttgatctatagcggcgtttgtgtaaaagtgccgctaaaggtcctgatctatagcggcgtttgtgggaaaagtgtcgctaaaggttctgatctatagcggcgtttgtgggaaaagcgccgttaaaggtcctggtctttagcggcgtttgtgggaaaagcgccgctaaagttagcgacactgtcattagcggcgtttttggcgGCGCTTCTcaaagcgccgcaaatactttcagcggcgctaaaaagcgccgctaaaggcctaaaaaagcgccgctaaaagcctgttttggtgtagtgataagTATCAATTTATCATGAAATCGAGGTCTCCTAAGCTCATCTCTTGTTCAACctcaaaatatttaataattgaataaaaccaACAATCtgtataagaattttttttttatattaaggtTACATACATAAGTTTAAAATTTATCGGCACAATTCTTTTAGTTTTTAGTATAATTACAAGTGTCCTCATCTTTTTTATAGTTTAAGTATAAGGCCTGTTTGGATCAGGAATGGTATTCAGGTAAAATCCTTTCAATAATATTGAGTCCAAATTTTGAAGTTGATCATCCAAATGCCTAAGAAAGAAATTCGCTTCCGCTTCCGCTTCTTCcaactacttgttggtatttGTACAATTCTTTATTACAATACTCATTCATGATATTGTGTGcgatgtgttgaatacaaaacaTACTATATACAAGTGGTTGGGTTCACCTATTGGTTAGGCAACTCACCAAAACTATGATAGAAGCAATTGGTGGTCATATGTTTCAGCTACCATCTTGAGCCATGACCATTAGTTCTCATTGTATTTTCTCTATAAGAATGTGTTAGCTACCTATTATGATGTCACATCAACACTTAatagaagaaatatataaaaaaacaatattaataGATGGACCATTTTCATTTTGCTCCATACGAAATGTACAAGGATCATTTTGCTTATATTTTTTAGTAAAGTGGTCAAAATACAACCTGAAGAATAATCTAATGGGTACTATACTACTTTTACCCACTATTACAAtagaaaaaataacatataacatattcaACAAATAGTAACAACATCAACAACataaaactagaagaaaaaaaacaccTATAGATATGTTAtcaagaaatttttaatttacaaacatataaaaattaataacttttAACTACTTATGAGAATTTTAATAACACTAactttataacaatgataaaaaaaaaccttCATGATAAAATGAATTGTAATAAATTTTGAGAATAATTGGAATGGGTTTAAGGTGTTTTGAGATGCAAATACTTGCTATTTGCGTAGTTTGTGGAACACATATACAAGAGTTAATGGAAgggaaataaacaaaataagaaacATGACATTGACACTCATGAGTGTCCTAATTAAAGTTAAATATATAGCAGTGCAATTATAAAGTTCTTGGAGGAATCTTGTAAAATATTAACATGACCATGACACTAGTAAGTGTTCAGGTCCTTGAAAGGTTATGTCATCATTACCAAATGATAAGATAATGGTTTCGACTACATTGCAGGGTCATATCATCATCACCTAATAATgagattttaaattcttttagttctagTAAGAAATGAAAGATTTCAACATAGTAAGTGTCGAGgtatcttaaaaaaaaattataataaataatccCCAAACAATCTTAGTTTGAAAATAATTACGagagaaataatatttaaataaaaattttaagttaattttttaaaaattttgagattttaaattCGAGTGTTGTTGTTAATTAtattagtttaattatttgtaattatttattCTAATTGTATTCATATGTATTAATATAATTGCAAATTGTTTTTTTGAAAAGACTCCAAATATAAATATTCTCACATAAATATTgtttgatgaataaaaaaaataagtattgaaaattataaatattttaattatagtttttatttaaatatgttgaaagtttaattttatatttgattgGTGCTTAAGTGAAGGCCATTTTTTTCACACTACCACATACTTATTCGATcgtaataaattataattataattataattattttccaTGTTTGATGCTGCCTGTCCCATGCCAATTGCCAAAATCCACTTTCACACAATAACAATATTCCTTTCATCAAAATAATGTAGTTGATAATAATAACATCCTATTGCCCACCAAATttgaaaataactttaaaaaaaaattaaacatactcTATCTCTCATAATAATTCTTCAATAATATAGTAGGGCAAAAGCAAGTAAGCTAACCCATTGGTTAAAAATATTGCTATACGATATGTATgctttgttccttttatgttatGCCCCCAACAAATGTCCTGAAAATTCCAGATGCCAAATGCTCTGCTTTCTTAGCCAAAAAATAATGAAGCCGTCCAATTAAATATCAGAATTATCCCATCTTGTGGCTATAAGAGTTTTGAGTTACTTGAACGATATTCTCTCCTTGAATTTATTTGTTCCTTTAAAGACTAGATGTCTCACGTCTAATCAACGGCCAAAGTCAAAACCACTAATCAACTGTTGTTGGACCCTGCATGAGATCACTGCCATTTCAAAGCATGGCCTGCAAGCTTACAACAAGTggtcatattatattatattacattatattatatattgccCTACTACACCTCCTTTAATGACGTATTATTGCGTACTTTTTGGTAGGGAATAAGGATCAAATTCATGTCATCCACTTAATTGAAATGCTTCTATGCATGAAGGTCATCTCTAGTGGATGGTGTTAGTCCAAATGATCatgattttcattttatttattcgaTCAGTTTGTCCAAATATAATGATTGTGTTTGAGTGTTACTGCATATTGAACTGTTCCTACTTTGATGTTATCTCCAGGACGTCAATGTCAACGTCAATTTGCAGTTTTCAGACAATAGTAGAAATTTGCTGTAGTGAATTTTGTCCCAAAGATTGGGAGGCATTGAAATGACTAGGAATCTACTCTTATACTAAAAACCTAATGATTTTTGTAAGAAACCATGTAGTGGTGAAGCTAGTAAACGTGATCTGTTAACACCATGCAACAACGACGATACCCCCAAGACCAGAATGATTGGATCAATTCATGTTAGCTCCACCATTCAACAAGTTGTAATGACCTTCACATGGCTGGCCAAGGATATATAATGAAGATGTGACTATATTTCACTGCCATTTGTATTATATTGTTCCGGACAATAATTAATTTACACTTTATGGATgcattaaaatatgaatatttaatcAACAAGTGGTTAAGTATAATGATAATGTACattgcatttaaaaaaaaagatataaattCCAACCTTAGGCAGCCATAATATTAGTAATATAATGTATAGTGAGTGTATACCACATTGGTTGAGTATAAGCTACTAAAAGGATTTTTTATAGTCttctttattatcttattaaGTAATTGGAATAAAAGGTTTAATGTGCTAATGCTATCACTCAACCTTCTCCATGTTAACATGTAttgtttatggtttttattttgataaattttataacaaatatatatttttattttcagaatttttagttatatAAAATCCTTTAACATTTTTTACTGTTGCAAAAATAGTGGGTCAATTTCAAACTGATGCTACAATTTTTACTATCTTGCTCCTACGTATTTTACCCtccaaataataatatatatagcaGTCCATCTTTCATATTTATATAGCAACAAACTAGAGCTTCTCTCATTCTTTTTTCTCTAATACTTCGGTATTTTACTAAAATTACATTAGAGAAAAATCTTATTTAGGAGATTAAATTTTAAGTGGGACCGTCTGTGACCCCTCCGGCCTTCTTTGGGAATTGAACCTAGTGTGGTTTTTCCGGACAAGTTTTTCAACTAGCTTTAAAAGCTTCGTTTTTATCTTATTTCTCGATACTTTAGGGAGGAGTAATACCAATTGAGTTTCACATTCCTTATTCGGGTGTACgaatattgaaattttgtgttAACCTTGGGGAGTGAAGTCCACTGCACGATTACATCGATCAGGACGAATTTGCTTCTAAGGCAATGGTCTTTTCACGGCACAAtgattcttttctttatttacgCTTGATTTGTTTTTCAATCAGTGCTAACGATTTTGTTTTGCAGTAGTATATTTTCAACAACCATAAACTCTGAACATCAACCGTAACCGGatatgaaaaaaaatgtaaatatttgtttAAAGTAAAAAcagcgaaaataaaaaaaatttagcaagATTTGGAATTTGGATGCACTAGAACCGAAGGACAAAGCCTAACCAATCCTTTGTCTCAGAGCAGGGCCCAAATCCAATGTTATATAAATCAAAGCCTGATACGTATACAAGCCTTCAGGCTTAAGCCATTGAAAACCTTTTAGTTAAGAATTGCAGAGCAGAGCGGGTTAAATGAAGAGCGAAGATAGGACCCAgcaagaaaactaaaataaaaaataaaaaaccgaGTCGAATCATGCTGCTTGATTCCTTTCCATTGGgttttattaaattgaatattgaatccCATTTTGGTTTGATTGAGTTTGCGgttcaaaagttaaaaatttataattatttaaattctatCGAATTAAATTCTATctaattaaattctattttttatttaatttataatacaaaaataaattttttaccttTAAATTAATGAGGGAAACTTCAAAATGCTTTTTACAAAAactttaaaactaattaattatatCAACGTAAACTAATGGTATTTGGTTTAGAGAAAAagaattgtatgaaactgtgattccacgtTATCCCTATCCCTTCTCAATAGGAGCATGACAAATTAGATTTTTGCTCCTGATTTTCAGTTTTTCCTcatgaaaaaattcaaatctaactaaaaatactaaaaattaagaGTAAAAATCTAATTTGTCATGACGTggaatcataatttcatacaatCCATTCTCTTGATTTAGATTACAAAATACCATAATACTACAAAATCATAAACATTATATTTACACATGAATACAATGCAATACAAGAACTTTCTTTTAAGGAAATACCACTCTTTTTCCCatttattattatcaattttttcgTTCGCTTTTTTCTTAAACCCTTATCAAAcatcaaaaaaattagaaaaatattttttggaaaatGTTTTGGTTCAATCAAATAAGAGAAAACTTCAaagtgtttataatttttaaaaaaaaaaattaaaaaccaatgaATCAAATTGATTTGGATGGAAGGCATTTGATTTGGACTACGAAATATCAAAATTGTAATAGATGAACTTtggttttgattcaattgtatacattttaatatatatatttttaagctagATTGTTGATACAAAATTTCTACAAGGGATGATAAGGAGGAGAAGATGGTGGATGTAGTAGGACTAGTTAGGCTAATACTTAGGTTTTTCTTAGGAAAAAAGGAGATTCCATGTCTCTCTTACTCTATGGTAGACCTGTCcatggcccggcccgaatataataaatatatatattttttattttttaattttaattttaattttaaaatacttttaaattatttttttattttttaaaataattttttaatgtttattaaaaaatgggccgggccaggctcgggtttatgatatttttctcgggccgggcctgggcaaaattttaggcccatatttcgggccgggccctgGCCTAGGAGGCAGGCCGAAATTTTTTTTTGGGCCCAGCCtgacccatggacaggtctactcTATGGCATATATAAGGGGTTACCCTCTTGTCTCGTAGTGCCTCATAACCAACAGTATGAGAGGTAAGCATGACTATATGGTTGGCTAAGTGGCAAGGTCGTTATAGGTCAGTTGTCACCATATAGTGTATTGTGTGATCTTGCTATGACATTCTCATTCTTGTGATTGTACAAGGTTGTTAGGCCTTAGTGGTTCTTCAATGGTCCCCACGGAAGGTTCGTAGTGGATTGTCTCTAAGATAGTTTCGATAAGATTCACAGAGGGTCATCCATGAATTGTCCTGAGTAGAAGGTCACTACAAAGGATCACTAAAAAATCGTTCCTAGAATAGGGTTATTTGTAGATCGCCTTATGTCATATCACGTTTCCCTACCAAAGTAGGGATATAATAGTATTCCTTTGTTTTTATAGTCTCTTTTATTTTATCTCCTCCAACCTTGTAAACAAATTGGTGCCAATTTGGGTTTGGTTTCAAGAGGCTGCAAGTTTGTGAAACCAAGCGTGACATGAATTTAGGAATTGTTGTATCAGAATTGTGATTGTTGCAGTGTTGTATCTGAGACTTTTGAGTTGGTTTGACATATATGGTGTACCTTTCGAATAGGAAGTTCAATAAAAGCTCACCCAACTGAATTGGATCGAGTCTTATAGCCATTAAAGCTAGCTAGTTGATCTAGTTAATTACCATTTACTTGTATCAAATTGTACTTTGAAAAGTTTACCAGCTCCAACTATAACAAAGCTGaccaaattaagtcttttttccCGATGTCCATTCAGTTTAGTTTAATGCTATTTAAGGGCTATTGGAATGATATTTAACACCGCAAATTTAAgtactattaatataataaatttacgataaaataggaaaatttttaaataatggaattcttaagaaaataaagtgatttttcaaattaaattaatgaaaacAATTTTGGAAGTGACAATATGATggacaaaattacaaattttaaaaatttgaaggctaaagtgtaatttgatcaaaatataaaaatgagtTAGTATTGCTTAATATGCATAAGGATAAGTTAGAATATGTATTGGTAAGATGAAAATTacttttaagattaaattgaaaagatttgataatataaggattaaattataaatttattaaatttagtgaGAAACaggaaaaagtaaaattttaagtacCTAAAGATGTGTATTAATTATTAAATGGGacttataaaattttagttaatttataaCTAATTGTTGTGAAGAAATTATGCTTAGAGGcataaaagagataaaaaataatttgacccGATAAGGATATTTCTTTCATTTACTGAGAATTTATGATGGAAATATTATTTGGATAATACTTTTGATGTATAGAATTTATTTTGTGCCATAAATTATATTTTGGGCTTGGAAATTTTGTATGTGGGCTTTGGGCCCACTTATGTGGATTTTAAATAAGAGAAAGGATGAGAGGAGGAAACCCCCTATAAGCTCTCCTTCATGTTCCAGCGGGCCATAACTCCACCATGGGAGCTAACTCTCATTGCTTTTTTGTGTAACGACCTGATTTTTAACAGTAtcgtaaaatttaattttgaattgagttaattgagttgaattaataaataatttaaaatataataattatgagTCAAGTACGAATATGAGAGGTTGAATAATTAAGtgttattgaattaaattaattaataaaaatagtaCATGGACTAACTTAATCAGTGATCTAAATGGAAAGAAGTAGATTTTTTAAATTGCAAGTGCCTTAAATGACAATTAAActaaggttatattagtaatcAAACCATTTAAAATTTAGGGTAATGTTTAATTAAGAGAATTTGTCATCATTGCCCACTAACTAATATCATAATATAAGTTATTAGATTAATTGATTAATTGGAGTTAACATGCTAATTACCTATATATATTTGAGTTAGTGGGAGagagaaatgaaaaataaaaaacatcaTCTTTCTTTCATCTCTTCCACCGTTTCTGAAGGAAAGAAGAAACAATTTTATTTCCTTTCCATTCCACCATTGCCGTCCACTAGCTTGCTAAAGGAAGTTCTCGGATAAAAGCTACTGAAGTTTTACGGGTAAGCATCTAATTCTCCAACTAAACTCGAAAGCCattatgatcctattttatatgtatatttgtgGTTTTGAGGTTATATGTTATGTACCTTAGTAGGCTTGTAGCCTAAGTTAATGTTATGGTATTTTTGGTAGTTGACCTATAATATTAAGTTGGTtagattttatcttttaattattaattacatATGCTTGATTATGCGAGTTTGAATGTACAAATTAGTTGGTTTAGTAATAATGTGTTAGAAGGTATGATTTGGTTGTGATTGAATGTGCTTTTAATAGGTGGTATTGATGGGTATGATTTGAGGTATGTTTTAGGTTCTTTTGGTTAAGGTTTTAAATACTTAAGTGTgcaaaaattttaccatttggcCATTGAGTCTCAAGACATATAAAACATGTCTTGAGACTGTTAgaaaaatttttgtttaattgtTGTATTCAAAAGCCTAAAGTCTCGAGATAATTGTATGTTGGGCTCAAGACAAGTGGCATTTGTCTCAATATAGAAGTTCATCGAATCTAAATAGAACCTTACTCCAAGTCTCGAGACATCCAAACATcgaaacaaaaatagaaaaataagggAGGTCTATCTCGAGGCCAAGTCTCAAGACTTGAGGGACCTTGTCTCTAGACATGATTACATTGAATTATAAATGCCAAAACTAAAAATGAAGCTCGTCACAAGACATGAAGTCCATTGTCTCGGACACATGCTTGAAATTTGACATTTTAGTTTGGATTTGAGTCTTAACTCTAAAATTAATTTACCATAACCCCATAATTAGATGAAATAGATTCTTATGTACTATAAATATATGTAATTGATTATATTGAACGCGTTTATTGTTTCGAATGATAGTTATGAATTTAACTTGTTAAGTTATGTCAAGTTAAATTGAATTGCTTTGGCAACGTAATGTGATGCCACACATCTAAGTTCAGTCGAGTGTGGGGTGCCACATTTTCCTTGAAATTTGCTCAAAAATCTCATAACTCACATTGAGATTTTGCTAAAATCACTTGGAAAAAAACCTCCAAACTCATTTCCACCTCAAAATCTTCATTTTAGCAAGGGTTTTCATGGGTattgaaagagaaaataaaatctaGAGAGAGAAATCTTCATAAAGGTAAGAATGGTGTTTTTATAACTCTCCTAGCttgatatttgagtt is part of the Gossypium hirsutum isolate 1008001.06 chromosome D11, Gossypium_hirsutum_v2.1, whole genome shotgun sequence genome and encodes:
- the LOC107923814 gene encoding uncharacterized protein, which produces MSEESSKQLKKKGQPNHFPTGNQKTNKRITDQKARLENREIVVKLTEAAPIVKQLLEAFSSINEGNLLQTVTYIRERRFAVLVSSLLSSQTKDHVTHAMFLMGSL